The following nucleotide sequence is from Acetobacteroides hydrogenigenes.
CAAAACACTCCTTAACTTTTTAAAATGCCTTTTGATTTATGTTATCTCCTTACATACAATTCAAAAAACAAGCAGAACTCTCAATAAAACTAAAGTCCTAAATCACTGAAGTAAAAAGGACACTACTCCCGCTTGTAGCCATGTTTCCCAAAAGTACAATACTGTAAAACCTAAAGAAAAGTGGTGTAAAACAAGCCCCAACGCCTACTCTTTTTTCGCCTTAGGCTTTCTTTTAGGCTCAGCACTACGGAGTTCTTCTCGCATTTTTTCCTGCTGGGCCGAGAGGTCGTTTACAACCATCGTATAAATTTCGTCGAGCTTACGAGGGTACTTGCTGTAATACTGCAAGCTATAAATAAACTCTTCACGGGTTATCTTATTCTTCTTGAATACACCATCGTAGAGATAGAGAGAATCAAGATTTTCAAGTCTGCCTACCGCATACCTCTGCGTGTTAAATACCCCATCACAAAGGTGTACATCGCGAAGAACACTGGCCATCTTATTCTTAGACAAGACCTGCCCGTCTTCCTTACAAGATACCAATGCAACAATTGCGACTACTACTAGAACAAACTTTTTCATTTTAATAAAATACCGCTAAGCGGCAGTATTAATGCCCACAAAAGTAAGAAATAATTCGACACAACAACACCAAAACAAAGGTTTTACAACAGGTTGTAGGCTACTCT
It contains:
- a CDS encoding DUF4296 domain-containing protein, which translates into the protein MKKFVLVVVAIVALVSCKEDGQVLSKNKMASVLRDVHLCDGVFNTQRYAVGRLENLDSLYLYDGVFKKNKITREEFIYSLQYYSKYPRKLDEIYTMVVNDLSAQQEKMREELRSAEPKRKPKAKKE